One window of Globicephala melas chromosome 2, mGloMel1.2, whole genome shotgun sequence genomic DNA carries:
- the CDNF gene encoding cerebral dopamine neurotrophic factor, protein MWCGSPAAVVAFCAGLWVSNPGRAQGQEAGGRLGADCEVCQEFLNRFYNSLIARGVNFSLDTIEKELISFCLGVKGKENRLCYYLGATKDAATKILSEVTRPMSVHMPAVKICEKLKKMDSQICELKYEKKLDLASVDLSKMRVAELKQILYSWGEECRACAEKTDYVNLIKELAPKYTATYPKTEL, encoded by the exons ATGTGGTGCGGGAGCCCAGCCGCAGTGGTGGCCTTTTGCGCCGGGCTTTGGGTCTCTAACCCGGGGCGGGCGCAGGGCCAGGAGGCCGGGGGGCGGCTGGGCGCCGACTGTGAAG TGTGTCAAGAATTCTTGAACCGATTCTACAACTCCTTGATAGCCAGAGGAGTCAACTTTTCTCTGGACACCATAGAAAAAGAATTGATCAGCTTTTGCTTGGgtgtcaaaggaaaagaaaaccgcCTG TGCTACTATCTAGGAGCAACAAAAGATGCGGCCACAAAGATCCTAAGTGAGGTCACTCGCCCAATGAGCGTGCACATGCCTGCAGTGAAGATTTGCGAGAAGCTGAAGAAGATGGACAGTCAGATCTGTGAGCTGAAATATG aaaaaaaattggatttgGCATCAGTGGACCTGTCCAAGATGAGAGTTGCAGAGCTGAAACAGATACTGTACAGCTGGGGAGAAGAGTGCAGGGCCTGTGCGGAAAAAACCGACTATGTGAATCTCATCAAAGAACTGGCACCCAAGTACACAGCGACGTACCCCAAAACAGAACTCTGA